One part of the Vitis riparia cultivar Riparia Gloire de Montpellier isolate 1030 chromosome 6, EGFV_Vit.rip_1.0, whole genome shotgun sequence genome encodes these proteins:
- the LOC117915831 gene encoding aluminum-activated malate transporter 2-like codes for MSSVDHERAGFIGRGWRWLKGSIVKLRDKVVEVARKTKKLGQDDPRRIIHSLKAGLAVSLVSLLYYFKPLYGGFGVSTMYAVLTVVVVFEFSVGATLGRGLNRGLATMLAGALGLGAHYLANLPGRTGQPILLVLFVFLLAAAVSFVRFFPKMKARYDYGLLIFMLTFCLVSITGYQDKEVLDLAHKRLSTILIGSATAVFVSICICPVWAGDDLHKLVSGNVEKLGNFLEGFAGEYFKVPGDGESRDNKTFLQGYRSILTSKNSEDSLTNFARWEPRHGRFRFRHPWKQYQKIGSLTRQCAYHIEALIIYPYPDIEASAEIQRQIQDACTKMSTESGKALKELASAIKSMTKPSSVNTHIVNSKTAAKALKFLLKTSSCEDFVLLEVMPTAMVAAQLEEVITCVEKIAESVHELASLAHFKDAKPEQKPALGQPQQLQQTMQQFSGIEGPHHIITINGSSAVLPEVPIQECGTVVHVTNTDIIKGSKAKTNVREMRQYLSF; via the exons ATGAGCTCTGTGGATCATGAAAGAGCAGGGTTCATTGGTCGTGGGTGGAGGTGGCTAAAGGGCTCGATTGTGAAGTTGAGGGACAAGGTGGTAGAGGTTGCCAGGAAGACGAAGAAACTTGGGCAGGACGATCCCAGGAGGATTATCCATTCTCTAAAAGCGGGTCTTGCTGTCAGCTTGGTATCATTGCTCTACTACTTCAAACCTCTTTATGGCGGTTTTGGGGTGTCGACAATGTATGCTGTTTTAACTGTGGTGGTAGTCTTCGAATTCTCTGTGG GAGCAACGCTTGGAAGAGGTTTGAACAGGGGGTTGGCCACAATGTTGGCTGGTGCTCTAGGTCTTGGTGCTCATTATTTGGCAAATTTACCTGGCAGGACAGGCCAGCCCATACTCTTGGTGCTGTTTGTTTTCCTTCTGG CTGCAGCGGTGTCATTCGTAAGATTTTTTCCTAAAATGAAGGCGCGATACGATTATGGGTTGCTGATATTTATGTTGACGTTCTGTTTGGTATCTATAACGGGCTATCAGGATAAAGAGGTGTTAGATTTGGCCCATAAAAGGCTATCAACCATCCTCATTGGTAGCGCCACGGCTGTGTTTGTATCCATATGCATCTGCCCAGTGTGGGCTGGTGATGATCTTCACAAGCTGGTTTCTGGCAACGTAGAAAAGCTTGGGAACTTCTTAGAAG GATTTGCAGGGGAATATTTTAAAGTCCCAGGGGATGGAGAATCGAGGGATAACAAAACATTTCTTCAAGGGTACAGAAGTATTCTCACTTCAAAGAACAGTGAGGATTCCTTG ACTAATTTTGCAAGATGGGAGCCTCGTCATGGTCGTTTCAGGTTTCGTCATCCCTGGAAACAATATCAGAAGATTGGATCCCTAACCCGGCAATGCGCCTATCACATTGAAGCTCTTATAATCTACCCCTACCCTGATATCGAA GCCTCGGCAGAAATCCAAAGACAAATTCAGGATGCTTGCACAAAGATGAGTACGGAATCAGGAAAAGCTTTGAAAGAACTAGCATCTGCAATCAAAAGCATGACTAAACCATCCTCTGTTAATACCCATATTGTAAACTCAAAAACTGCTGCCAAAGCCCTCAAATTTTTGCTTAAAACTAGTTCTTGTGAAGACTTTGTCCTCTTGGAGGTAATGCCAACCGCTATGGTAGCTGCACAACTAGAAGAAGTCATTACTTGTGTGGAGAAAATTGCTGAGTCTGTTCATGAACTAGCCTCGCTTGCCCATTTCAAAGATGCCAAGCCCGAACAGAAACCAGCACTTGGGCAACCACAACAACTTCAGCAAACAATGCAACAATTCTCTGGCATAGAGGGACCTCATCATATCATTACAATTAATGGGTCATCTGCAGTTTTACCAGAGGTGCCCATTCAGGAATGTGGAACTGTGGTACATGTTACAAACACGGACATTATAAAAGGCTCCAAAGCTAAAACAAACGTGCGGGAGATGAGGCAATATCTTTCATTTTAA